From one Dermacentor silvarum isolate Dsil-2018 chromosome 3, BIME_Dsil_1.4, whole genome shotgun sequence genomic stretch:
- the LOC119443987 gene encoding monocarboxylate transporter 9-like: protein MGNREVAKSIHDTSVSVHRPNLDKAWCVPLLASISTFLLTMPFTCFGLLFVIIEEKFGTTREETSWIESVFIMCSNLSALAIAFLQLRFTLSHIALLAAVMTCTAVIASAFAPNVIWMSIVFGGAYGFAVKLFVAAVSIYTMLYFDKYRATAQSFISSSQGAAGMAGQSLLLWLEKSYGFAGALVVLGGILLHAVPLTMLLNEPRGIGFTCFRRRKSSAFDGNIVVTPAISRSSKSALLKSAQQRKFSEVQGSAEQKLAFGVVNNNSITREKAFSSEVTCAEAKSSSEGAMLQESSAKNSPSNFSITRSESLFPLKTAPKTPLSNLGPKLNTSPNRMVAPKQSCSLKIALSLFKEPAFYVLLVGFVVGDYTEIVFLATAVEYAQDKSVSVQKSEQLVTLWFLGQFLGSGLLPLLADCVGHSRSIFYVVTFALSSVSLVVLPHVMDIPSLSVVLPIHGMAMGFIRCVKCVVIADQVGPERTAACWGISGLAIIPLSLANPMIIGFFRDSGGSYDNFYRMLGGINFFVMVQLAVFLVCSKKENNATVTAVICTTSTVIHEEKAWPLPLVP from the exons ATGGGAAACAGAGAAGTGGCAAAGTCGATACATGATACATCAGTCAGCGTTCATCGGCCAA ACTTGGACAAAGCCTGGTGTGTTCCATTGTTGGCCTCGATTTCGACCTTCCTATTGACAATGCCTTTCACCTGCTTTGGTCTCCTCTTCGTGATCATCGAGGAGAAGTTCGGGACCACACGGGAAGAGACGTCTTGGATAGAAAGTGTGTTCATTATGTGCAGCAACCTATCAG CACTCGCAATAGCTTTTCTTCAGCTGCGCTTCACACTCTCCCACATTGCGCTGTTGGCCGCCGTCATGACCTGCACAGCTGTTATTGCGTCTGCATTCGCTCCTAACGTGATTTGGATGAGCATCGTTTTCGGTGGTGCTTATG GTTTTGCAGTCAAGCTATTCGTGGCAGCCGTTTCAATCTACACGATGCTGTACTTCGACAAGTACCGGGCGACAGCGCAGTCCTTCATCAGCTCCTCTCAAGGCGCAGCTGGCATGGCGGGCCAATCTCTGCTGTTGTGGCTCGAGAAGAGCTACGGCTTCGCAGGAGCGTTGGTCGTACTCGGAGGGATACTCCTGCACGCTGTACCACTCACCATGCTTCTGAACGAACCCCGCGGGATAGGATTTACTTGCTTCCGAAGAAGGAAGTCGTCAGCGTTTGACGGCAACATCGTCGTTACCCCTGCGATCTCTCGTTCAAGCAAATCTGCGCTTTTAAAGTCGGCACAGCAGCGGAAGTTCTCAGAAGTACAAGGCAGCGCGGAACAGAAGCTTGCCTTTGGAGTTGTAAATAATAATTCTATTACAAGGGAAAAAGCATTCTCTTCTGAAGTTACTTGTGCAGAAGCAAAATCATCATCTGAGGGTGCAATGTTGCAAGAATCTAGTGCAAAAAATTCTCCGAGCAATTTCTCAATAACTCGAAGCGAAAGTTTGTTCCCTTTGAAAACAGCGCCCAAAACTCCACTATCAAATTTAGGACCAAAATTAAACACTTCACCAAATCGGATGGTTGCGCCAAAACAAAGCTGTTCCTTAAAAATTGCGCTTTCATTGTTTAAAGAACCAGCATTTTACGTTTTACTCGTAGGATTTGTAGTTGGAGATTACACTGAAATTGTGTTCCTCGCCACGGCCGTCGAATACGCTCAGGATAAGTCAGTAAGCGTCCAGAAAAGCGAACAGCTAGTCACTCTGTGGTTTCTAGGACAGTTTCTCGGCAGTGGCCTTTTACCGCTGTTAGCCGACTGCGTGGGGCACAGCCGTTCAATTTTCTATGTGGTCACTTTCGCCCTTTCCTCCGTCTCTCTGGTGGTGCTGCCTCATGTGATGGACATTCCGAGCCTTTCCGTTGTCCTGCCGATACACGGCATGGCAATGGGCTTCATCAGGTGCGTCAAGTGCGTAGTTATAGCCGATCAAGTTGGCCCTGAACGGACGGCAGCTTGTTGGGGCATCAGCGGGCTGGCGATAATCCCCTTATCTTTGGCCAACCCAATGATCATTG GTTTCTTTCGGGATTCGGGAGGTTCGTACGACAACTTCTACAGGATGCTTGGTGGGATCAACTTCTTCGTGATGGTTCAGCTTGCTGTCTTCCTTGTCTGCAGCAAAAAGGAGAATAACGCAACTGTAACGGCGGTCATTTGCACAACTAGCACCGTCATACACGAGGAAAAAGCGTGGCCACTTCCTCTGGTGCCCTGA